The genomic interval GCGGAACGCGGGTCTCGTACGTGAGGGGTTCGTCGGTCATGGGGTGAGGGGGTCGTCGGTCATGGTGAACGTGTCGTCGGTCACAGGTAAGGCGGTTCCACGTCGGGGGCGGCGACGATCCAGAGGCTGATCATGGTGTACAGCACCATCACGACCACGAAGGGGTACTGGCTCCGGACCGCCTGCAGACGCCCCGGGAACACCTCGTACGCGGTCGCGTGGGCGACCCACACCGCGAGCAGGTGGCCAAGCAGGACGAACGTCACCGCGACCGTTCCGAACCACCCCGGGAGCACGATGACCACCGGGTCGAACGGCGGCGAGAGCGGTGACGAGAGCGCATTCGTCAGCACGGGCGACAGCGAGATGAAGTACCCGAGGAAGTGCGCGAGGTGGTAGCCCGCCGCGATGGGCAGAAGCGAGGGCACGAACCGGCGGCCGATGGCCTCCGGGGTGAGGTAGGTCCCGGCGGTCTCCCGGGAGTACCGTGAGGCGAGCCGGTAGGCGCCCCAGAACGCCCCGAACCCGACGAGGAGCGCGGCGGGGTAGACGAGCTGCGCGGGCACGCCGACTCCCACGACCGCCCGGGCGAACTCGGCCCAGACGGGCGTGCCGACGAAGCCGTCGTAGGTCGTCACCCACAGCAGGGCGACCACGAACGCCACCTCGTCGCGGCCGTCGGCGAGGCGGGGTTCGGTCAGCGCCGCGCCCGGCAGCCGGAGTTCGAACCCCGAGTCGGTCCGGCGCAACGGTGCGACCCGGCCGTAGTAGCGGAACACCCGCGAGACGGGGTCGACGTTGTCGAACCACGCGTCGGGGCCGTAGACCAGCGCGCCCGCCAGCGTGACGACCGAGTAGCCGACGATGACCCACGAGAGCAGTCGGGGCTCGTCGGCCAGCGGGCTGACGACCTCGACCCAGATGAGCGCGAGCAGGCCGACCACGCTGGGCCACGCGCCGAACCGCTCGGGGTACTCGCGGTCGAGCGAGGGGAGCCACTCCGCGAGCGCGCGCCACGGGTTCAGCGCGGGCCAGCTGTTGCCCAGCAGGTAGACGGTCGCGACGTAGCCCGCCCACCAGCCGACCCACACGACCATGGTCGCGGCGTTCCGGAGCGAGTCGGCCGGACCGAGGAAACCGATGACGACGATGCCGACGAGCGCGAGGACCGACAGCAGTCGGGTCACGGTCCGGATGCCGTCGACCCGCGCGCTCGCGACGCGACGCCACTCGTGCATCGTCCGGATGAACGCCCGGTCGGTGACGAAGCTCGCGAGCAGGAACGACGCGCCGACGACCCCTCCGCCGGTGAGCAGGAACAGCCACGTCGGAACCGACATCGACCCCGCCGCCGCCCGGAGGTTGCCGCCGTGGGCCAGCGCCCGCCCGACGACCGGGCCAGCGAGGACGGCCGTGAAGAAGGCCGCGAGCGCCGCGATTCGGCGGTCCATCCGAACTCTCATTGCCGGACGTTGGGCCGGTCGGGACTTGTGGGTTCCGGATACCTGCCGGGAGGCGGGATGCGCAACGGCGGAACGCTCGCCAGCAGGGTTTTATGGACCGGTGTGGTACCGGAGACGGGGGAGTTATCGTGGAACGCCAAGACCAGCCGACGGGTTCGGGCGAATCGGAGATGGGAGAGGCCGCCGACGCCGCGCCCGACGACATCGCGGAGATGGACATCACCGAGCCGACGGTGACGTGGCTCGAAGTCTCGCACCCGCAACAGCCGATTCCCATCGGGGAGAGAGACCGGGTGCTGGACAGCCACTTCAACGAACAGTACGACGTCTGGGAAGTGCTGTTGGTCGCGCTTCCCGACGAAGACGATGACGACGAGGAGTAGTCAGATCATGTCCTTGTCCTTCAGGCCCTCGATGAGGTCGTCGACCAGCGAGTCGACGTCATCGTAGGGGAAGTCCTGCGCGTCGGACATCTTCGTCGAGAGCTCCATCGCGGTGAAGCTCACGTCGCCCGCCTCGAAGCGCGTGCCCGGACCGTTCGGGAGCGCGGGAACGAGGTCCATCGGGTTGCTGACCGGGTAGTCTGCGCCTTCGAAGGCGTCGGTGAACTGCTCGCGGAGTTCGGCTTCGGTTTCTTCGTCTGCCATACGCGTGTTGTGTGCAGTTTCCCGCAAAAACGTTCCGGAACAACTGGAAACTGGTTGTGGGTTGTTCGGGACGGACGGGTCGGGACGGGATGACCG from Halorussus salilacus carries:
- a CDS encoding MTH865 family protein, whose protein sequence is MADEETEAELREQFTDAFEGADYPVSNPMDLVPALPNGPGTRFEAGDVSFTAMELSTKMSDAQDFPYDDVDSLVDDLIEGLKDKDMI